The following proteins are co-located in the Ascidiaceihabitans donghaensis genome:
- the coaBC gene encoding bifunctional phosphopantothenoylcysteine decarboxylase/phosphopantothenate--cysteine ligase CoaBC, which yields MLRDKKILLIISGGIAAYKSLDLIRRLSERGAVVTPVMTKSAEEFVTPLSVSALSGSKLYRDLFDLTEEAEMGHIQLSRSADIVLVAPATADLMAKMAHGIANDLASTLLLATDTPVTIAPAMNVRMWQHPATQRNIETLKGDGVSFVGPNDGDMACGEFGPGRMAEPLEIVAALEAQLGDGPLTGKHILVTSGPTHEPIDPVRYIANRSSGAQGTALAQALTALGAEVTFVTGPADVAPPENVKVVPVQTAQQMLEAVQTALPADAAIFAAAVADWHVQGASDRKLKKSKDGLPTLSFAENPDILATVAQMKTGRPQLVVGFAAETNDVQANATAKRKRKACDWIVANDVSPETGIMGGAENAVHVIDDAGIEDWPRMSKADVATKLAARIAQALAS from the coding sequence ATGCTACGTGACAAAAAAATCCTGCTTATCATCAGCGGCGGCATCGCGGCGTATAAAAGCCTTGATCTGATACGTCGCTTGTCCGAACGCGGGGCGGTTGTGACACCTGTCATGACCAAATCTGCCGAAGAATTTGTGACGCCGTTGTCGGTTTCTGCTTTAAGCGGATCAAAGCTGTACCGCGATCTTTTTGATCTGACGGAAGAAGCTGAAATGGGTCATATCCAACTGTCACGCAGCGCAGACATTGTGCTTGTGGCTCCCGCGACTGCGGATTTGATGGCGAAGATGGCGCATGGCATTGCGAACGATCTGGCATCGACCCTTTTGCTGGCCACAGACACGCCTGTGACGATTGCCCCCGCCATGAATGTGCGGATGTGGCAGCACCCTGCAACACAACGCAATATTGAAACGCTTAAAGGCGATGGCGTCAGTTTTGTTGGTCCAAACGATGGCGATATGGCCTGCGGTGAATTTGGACCGGGCCGTATGGCAGAGCCATTGGAAATTGTCGCGGCCCTAGAGGCACAGCTTGGCGATGGGCCTTTGACGGGCAAACATATTCTGGTGACATCTGGGCCGACCCACGAACCCATTGATCCTGTGCGCTATATTGCCAACCGATCGTCGGGCGCACAGGGCACGGCATTGGCGCAGGCGTTAACGGCGCTTGGGGCCGAGGTCACGTTTGTGACGGGCCCCGCAGATGTTGCGCCACCCGAAAATGTCAAAGTGGTGCCTGTTCAAACGGCACAACAGATGCTTGAGGCTGTGCAAACTGCATTGCCGGCTGATGCTGCAATATTCGCAGCTGCTGTCGCAGACTGGCATGTGCAGGGGGCCAGCGATCGCAAGCTGAAGAAATCCAAAGATGGTCTGCCAACACTCAGCTTTGCCGAAAACCCCGATATTCTGGCCACGGTTGCTCAGATGAAGACAGGACGTCCGCAGCTGGTTGTGGGCTTTGCCGCCGAAACCAATGACGTGCAAGCCAATGCCACCGCAAAGCGCAAACGCAAAGCATGCGACTGGATTGTGGCCAATGATGTGTCACCTGAAACGGGCATTATGGGGGGGGCTGAAAATGCGGTGCATGTGATTGACGACGCAGGCATCGAAGACTGGCCTCGAATGTCCAAGGCAGATGTCGCGACCAAATTGGCCGCCCGCATCGCGCAGGCACTTGCATCGTGA
- a CDS encoding M3 family metallopeptidase, giving the protein MTNPLLSTWDTPFGIAPFNLISDDDFAPALDTALASHMGEIDAITSTVDAPSFSNTVEALEAAGAQLECVLGPFFAMAGADSNPQREALQRDFSPKLAAHFSEISANSALFSRVAAVWDARDSLDLTDEQQRVLMLTHRGFVRSGAALTGADEQRMKEIKARLAVLGTQFTQNLLADERDWYLELGEGDMAGLPDFAVAAAHAAGQEKGVDGPIVTLSRSVIVPFLQFSTRRDLREQAYKAWVARGANGGDTDNRAIAAETLSLREERAQLLGYSNFAQYKLETEMAKTPDAVRKLLSDVWEPAKAQANADAWVLGQMMRDDGVNGDLEPWDWRFYAERRRKDLHDLDEAEVKPYFQLDRMIEASFDCASKLFGLSFKPLDVPLYHDDCRAWDVTRDGEHVAVFIGDYFARGSKRSGAWCSAMRAQAKYPQAQTPVVINVCNFAKGDPALLSYDDARTLFHEFGHALHQMLSDVTYESVSGTSVARDFVELPSQLYEHWLEVPEVLAEFATHAKTGQPMPRTLLEKVLGAATYDMGFSTVEYVASAMVDLEFHDGSAPADPMARQAEILTQMGMPHAIAMRHATPQFAHVFSGDGYSSGYYSYMWSEVMDADAFASFEEAGGAFDTERAKALEEHILSKGGSLDAAELYVAFRGRLPGVEALLKGRGLAA; this is encoded by the coding sequence ATGACCAATCCATTGCTTTCCACATGGGACACGCCCTTTGGCATTGCCCCATTCAACCTGATTTCCGATGACGATTTCGCGCCCGCACTGGACACGGCCTTGGCGTCTCATATGGGTGAGATCGACGCGATTACCAGTACCGTTGACGCGCCGTCATTCTCTAACACGGTCGAGGCATTGGAGGCGGCGGGGGCCCAGCTTGAGTGTGTGTTGGGTCCATTTTTCGCGATGGCTGGTGCTGACAGCAACCCCCAACGCGAGGCCTTGCAGCGTGACTTTTCGCCCAAACTTGCGGCGCATTTTTCCGAGATTTCCGCAAATTCTGCTTTGTTTTCGCGTGTTGCAGCCGTTTGGGACGCCCGTGACAGCCTTGACCTGACAGATGAACAACAGCGCGTTCTTATGTTGACGCATCGCGGTTTTGTGCGGTCGGGTGCGGCACTGACTGGGGCGGACGAGCAGCGCATGAAAGAGATCAAGGCGCGGCTGGCAGTGCTTGGCACACAGTTCACGCAGAACCTTTTGGCGGATGAACGCGACTGGTATCTGGAACTGGGTGAGGGTGACATGGCGGGTCTGCCGGACTTTGCCGTGGCCGCTGCACACGCCGCGGGGCAGGAAAAGGGAGTGGATGGCCCGATTGTGACATTGTCGCGATCCGTCATCGTGCCGTTCCTGCAGTTTTCGACACGTCGTGATTTGCGCGAACAAGCCTACAAAGCGTGGGTTGCGCGTGGGGCAAATGGGGGTGACACGGACAACCGTGCCATCGCCGCAGAAACGCTGTCGTTGCGTGAAGAACGTGCACAACTTTTGGGCTATTCCAACTTCGCGCAGTACAAGTTGGAAACCGAAATGGCCAAGACACCAGATGCGGTGCGCAAATTGCTGAGTGACGTTTGGGAACCTGCCAAAGCCCAAGCCAATGCAGACGCGTGGGTTTTGGGACAAATGATGCGGGACGATGGCGTGAATGGCGATCTGGAGCCATGGGACTGGCGCTTTTATGCAGAACGCCGCCGCAAAGATTTGCATGATCTGGATGAGGCGGAAGTGAAGCCATATTTCCAATTGGATCGCATGATCGAGGCGTCATTTGATTGTGCGTCGAAGTTGTTTGGACTGTCGTTCAAGCCATTGGATGTGCCTTTGTACCACGACGATTGCCGCGCTTGGGACGTGACGCGTGACGGCGAACATGTGGCTGTGTTTATTGGCGACTATTTCGCACGTGGATCGAAACGGTCGGGCGCGTGGTGTTCTGCGATGCGTGCACAGGCGAAGTACCCGCAGGCGCAAACGCCCGTTGTTATCAACGTGTGCAACTTCGCCAAAGGTGATCCGGCCCTGTTGTCTTATGACGATGCACGCACGTTGTTTCACGAATTTGGCCATGCGCTGCATCAGATGTTGTCGGATGTGACGTATGAAAGTGTGTCAGGCACATCTGTGGCGCGTGACTTTGTTGAATTGCCCAGCCAGCTTTATGAACACTGGTTGGAGGTTCCCGAAGTTTTGGCTGAATTTGCAACCCACGCCAAAACTGGCCAACCCATGCCCCGCACCCTGTTGGAGAAGGTATTGGGGGCCGCGACATATGACATGGGCTTTTCGACTGTTGAATATGTGGCGTCGGCGATGGTTGATCTGGAATTCCACGATGGGTCGGCGCCCGCCGATCCAATGGCCCGCCAAGCCGAGATACTGACGCAAATGGGTATGCCCCATGCCATTGCCATGCGACACGCGACACCACAGTTTGCGCATGTGTTTTCGGGTGATGGATATTCATCGGGCTATTACAGCTACATGTGGTCAGAAGTTATGGACGCGGATGCGTTTGCATCTTTCGAGGAAGCCGGCGGCGCGTTTGATACAGAGCGCGCAAAAGCCCTGGAAGAGCACATTTTATCCAAGGGCGGCAGCCTCGATGCCGCCGAACTTTACGTCGCATTTCGTGGGCGTCTGCCGGGGGTTGAGGCGCTTTTGAAAGGCCGTGGCTTAGCGGCGTAA
- the cobU gene encoding bifunctional adenosylcobinamide kinase/adenosylcobinamide-phosphate guanylyltransferase has protein sequence MLPPLSFILGGAASGKSVFAENLILNSRLSPVYVATSRIWDDETKKRVDVHQARRDERWRSIDAPFDIAPALQDVTANDCVLIDCATMWLTNHLLEEHDLADAEHSLRTALAACTAPCVIVSNEVGQGIVPDNALSRRFREAQGRLNIALASQASLVVQVVAGLPNVLKGTLP, from the coding sequence ATGTTGCCTCCATTGTCTTTCATCCTAGGCGGCGCTGCCTCGGGCAAGTCGGTCTTCGCGGAAAACCTTATCCTAAACAGTCGGTTATCCCCTGTTTATGTGGCCACTTCACGCATCTGGGACGATGAGACGAAAAAACGTGTTGATGTTCATCAAGCGCGGCGGGATGAGAGGTGGCGTAGCATTGATGCCCCCTTCGATATTGCGCCTGCATTGCAGGACGTCACCGCGAACGATTGTGTTTTGATCGATTGTGCCACCATGTGGCTGACCAACCACTTGCTGGAAGAACATGATCTGGCCGACGCGGAGCACAGCCTGCGAACAGCACTGGCCGCATGTACCGCCCCATGTGTGATTGTGTCTAACGAAGTGGGTCAGGGCATTGTGCCCGACAACGCGTTGTCGCGCCGCTTTCGAGAAGCACAGGGGCGTTTGAACATCGCTTTGGCCTCTCAAGCTTCATTGGTGGTGCAAGTGGTCGCTGGACTGCCCAATGTCCTGAAAGGAACCCTGCCATGA
- a CDS encoding RNA polymerase factor sigma-32 → MALDTARDMTLSRVAMKAELLDADTELRLAYAWRDERCEKSLHRLITAYMRLAISMASKFKRYGAPMNDLIQEAGLGLMKAAEKFDPDRGVRFSTYAVWWIKASIQDYVMRNWSMVRTGSTSSQKSLFFNMRRVQARLERESASAGAPLDKHQLRQMISTEIGVPLHDVEMMEGRLSGSDYSLNATQSVEDEGREWIDALEDDSAQAAEVVEHEHDTEQLRAWLLDAMNGLNERERFIVRERKLRDTPRTLESLGTELSLSKERVRQLEAAAFGKMRKALESQSKEVHHFLL, encoded by the coding sequence ATGGCTTTAGATACAGCAAGAGACATGACCTTGTCGCGGGTGGCCATGAAGGCCGAACTGTTGGATGCAGACACGGAACTACGGCTGGCATATGCGTGGCGCGACGAGCGATGCGAAAAGTCACTGCACCGCCTGATCACGGCCTACATGCGGCTGGCGATTTCGATGGCCTCCAAGTTCAAACGCTACGGCGCCCCCATGAACGATCTGATTCAGGAAGCGGGCCTTGGTCTTATGAAAGCGGCCGAAAAATTCGACCCCGACCGGGGCGTGCGGTTTTCAACCTATGCAGTGTGGTGGATCAAAGCGTCCATTCAAGACTATGTGATGCGGAACTGGTCTATGGTGCGCACAGGATCGACATCGTCGCAAAAGTCCCTGTTCTTTAACATGCGCCGTGTTCAAGCGCGGCTGGAAAGGGAAAGTGCTTCAGCCGGTGCACCTTTGGACAAACATCAGCTGCGCCAGATGATCTCTACGGAAATTGGTGTGCCGTTGCACGATGTTGAAATGATGGAAGGGCGTTTGTCCGGCTCTGACTATTCGTTGAATGCCACCCAGTCCGTTGAAGACGAGGGGCGCGAATGGATTGATGCGTTGGAAGACGACAGCGCCCAAGCCGCCGAGGTCGTTGAACACGAACACGACACGGAACAATTGCGGGCTTGGTTGTTGGACGCCATGAACGGATTGAACGAACGCGAACGTTTTATCGTGCGCGAACGCAAGCTGCGGGACACGCCGCGTACGTTGGAAAGTCTGGGAACAGAGCTGTCCCTGTCCAAAGAACGGGTCCGCCAGTTGGAAGCCGCCGCTTTTGGAAAAATGCGTAAAGCGCTGGAAAGTCAAAGCAAGGAAGTGCATCACTTCCTACTATGA
- a CDS encoding 2-hydroxyacid dehydrogenase, whose product MINILFAARPERWPAYEAPLKTALADAGVSAHISPDIAPQDVDYIVYAPNSDLKDFTPFTRAKAVMNLWAGVEGIVGNETLKIPLTRMVDPGLTQGMVEWVLGHAMRFHLGMDAHIHASPGTWDPVPPPLTWDRRVTVLGLGELGAACATQLAQVGFNVTGWSRSQKDIDGITCLSGANGLTQALERADICVLLLPDTAATTNTLNAQTLAIMPKNACIINPGRGPLIDDDALLQALDSGHIGHAVLDVFRQEPLPKDHPYWTQRNVLVTPHIASETRPKYSALTIAENISRCERGDPLLHVVDRSLGY is encoded by the coding sequence ATGATAAACATCCTGTTCGCCGCACGCCCTGAACGCTGGCCCGCTTACGAAGCACCCTTAAAAACGGCCTTAGCGGATGCAGGCGTGTCAGCACATATCAGCCCCGACATAGCGCCCCAAGACGTAGATTATATTGTCTATGCGCCGAACTCGGATCTCAAAGACTTCACGCCCTTCACCCGCGCCAAAGCAGTGATGAACCTTTGGGCAGGCGTCGAAGGCATCGTGGGCAACGAAACACTCAAGATTCCGCTCACGCGCATGGTTGATCCCGGATTGACGCAAGGTATGGTCGAATGGGTGTTGGGGCATGCGATGCGGTTTCACCTTGGAATGGACGCCCATATTCACGCAAGCCCCGGCACGTGGGATCCTGTGCCGCCGCCCCTCACCTGGGACCGACGCGTTACCGTATTGGGGCTTGGTGAATTGGGGGCTGCCTGCGCCACGCAACTTGCGCAGGTCGGTTTCAACGTTACCGGCTGGTCACGTAGCCAGAAAGACATCGACGGCATCACGTGCCTGTCTGGGGCCAACGGTCTGACACAAGCACTTGAACGTGCCGATATCTGTGTGCTTTTGCTGCCCGATACCGCCGCGACGACCAACACGCTAAATGCGCAAACCTTGGCCATAATGCCAAAAAACGCGTGTATCATAAATCCTGGCCGTGGACCTTTGATCGACGACGACGCGCTGTTACAGGCGCTGGATTCCGGCCACATTGGGCATGCCGTTTTGGATGTCTTCCGACAAGAACCGCTGCCCAAAGATCATCCGTACTGGACACAACGCAACGTGTTGGTCACGCCGCATATCGCATCTGAAACGCGCCCCAAATACTCGGCGCTGACAATTGCAGAAAACATCAGCCGCTGCGAACGCGGTGATCCACTGCTGCATGTTGTGGACCGTTCACTGGGGTATTGA
- a CDS encoding HesA/MoeB/ThiF family protein, which yields MVLVFGLAALLWGMGRIMGAPNTARWAMIGLLYIAVLSLHVVLDDGHPLRMATGESGAFWLILGGAGLLVYAYRWVLKNLRGRAQQKEAQNTPAPKPGTFTETELNRYARHIVLRELGGPGQKALKQAKVLVVGAGGLGAPVLQYLAAAGVGTIGVIDDDVVDNANLQRQVIHRDEDIGKPKVFSAEAAMIAQNPYVVVKPYNRRLTQDLAPELIAEYDLVIDGCDNFETRYLVNAVCVAAKVPLVSGALTQWEGQISVFDPANDAPCYQCVFPQAPSADLAPNCSVAGVVGPLPGVVGSMMAIEAVKLIAGAGAVLRGELLIYDALYGESRKIGIKPRSDCPVCGSSESM from the coding sequence ATGGTTCTGGTATTTGGATTGGCGGCTTTGCTGTGGGGCATGGGCCGCATTATGGGTGCGCCGAACACCGCGCGGTGGGCCATGATTGGTCTGCTCTATATTGCCGTGCTGTCATTGCATGTGGTTTTGGATGATGGCCATCCGCTGCGCATGGCAACAGGCGAAAGTGGGGCCTTCTGGCTGATTTTGGGGGGTGCGGGCCTGCTGGTCTATGCGTATCGGTGGGTTTTGAAAAACCTGCGCGGACGGGCGCAACAGAAAGAGGCGCAAAATACGCCAGCGCCGAAACCCGGCACCTTTACCGAGACAGAATTGAACCGGTACGCCCGCCATATTGTTTTGCGCGAATTGGGTGGTCCGGGCCAAAAGGCACTGAAGCAAGCCAAGGTTCTGGTGGTCGGTGCCGGCGGGTTGGGCGCGCCTGTTCTGCAATATTTGGCGGCGGCTGGTGTGGGCACAATCGGTGTGATTGACGACGATGTTGTCGACAACGCCAACCTGCAACGTCAGGTCATTCACCGCGATGAGGATATTGGCAAACCAAAGGTCTTTTCGGCCGAAGCTGCGATGATTGCCCAAAATCCCTATGTTGTGGTCAAACCCTATAATCGCCGCCTTACGCAGGATCTCGCGCCGGAATTGATTGCGGAATATGATCTGGTGATTGATGGGTGCGACAATTTCGAGACACGGTATCTGGTGAACGCTGTTTGTGTTGCGGCCAAAGTACCACTGGTGTCTGGGGCTTTGACGCAATGGGAAGGCCAGATCAGCGTCTTCGATCCGGCCAATGATGCGCCCTGTTACCAATGTGTCTTCCCGCAAGCCCCCTCTGCGGATCTTGCCCCCAATTGTTCTGTTGCGGGGGTTGTAGGCCCACTGCCCGGTGTGGTGGGATCAATGATGGCAATAGAAGCTGTGAAACTGATCGCAGGGGCTGGGGCCGTTTTGCGGGGTGAGCTGTTGATCTACGACGCGCTTTACGGCGAAAGCCGCAAGATCGGGATCAAACCACGGTCTGATTGTCCGGTTTGCGGGTCCTCAGAGTCGATGTGA
- a CDS encoding SGNH/GDSL hydrolase family protein, with translation MPFVFEIIARAVLLPVLVAQGLFLQARTLRLPEPEGPRSGTMGQGPALSVLIIGDSSAAGVGVDHQDAALAGHLTQTLAQTHSVTWHLHAKTGVTTSGVLQSLDDLPDIQFDVAVQALGVNDITSGTSLRRWLRDQHKLAQALRDRHDIEHFWITGVPPMSDFPLLPNPLRWVLGRQAMRFDLAQRARCDTDATLHYVPVQSVLDATTMASDGFHPGPAIYADWGQGTADLITSTLRTRKPDNQTVV, from the coding sequence ATGCCCTTCGTATTCGAGATAATCGCCCGCGCCGTTTTGTTGCCTGTTCTGGTGGCGCAGGGGCTGTTTTTGCAAGCGCGTACGTTGCGGTTGCCCGAACCTGAGGGACCGCGCAGCGGCACTATGGGGCAAGGTCCAGCCCTGTCCGTTCTGATCATCGGCGACAGTTCAGCCGCAGGCGTCGGCGTGGACCATCAGGACGCGGCATTGGCGGGCCATCTGACCCAGACACTGGCCCAAACACACAGCGTGACGTGGCACTTGCACGCCAAAACCGGTGTGACCACGTCAGGGGTTTTGCAAAGTCTGGACGATCTTCCGGACATTCAGTTCGATGTGGCCGTGCAGGCCTTGGGCGTCAACGACATTACGTCGGGAACGTCCCTGCGGCGCTGGCTGCGGGATCAGCACAAGCTGGCGCAAGCGCTGCGGGACCGGCACGACATCGAACATTTCTGGATAACGGGCGTACCACCCATGTCCGATTTTCCGCTGCTGCCAAATCCATTGCGGTGGGTGCTGGGACGTCAGGCCATGCGGTTCGATCTGGCCCAACGTGCACGATGTGACACCGACGCGACCCTGCATTATGTGCCCGTCCAGTCGGTACTGGATGCGACAACCATGGCGTCAGACGGATTTCACCCAGGTCCCGCAATTTATGCCGATTGGGGGCAAGGCACCGCCGACTTGATCACATCGACTCTGAGGACCCGCAAACCGGACAATCAGACCGTGGTTTGA
- a CDS encoding ChaN family lipoprotein has product MKIAFALAVLTGAAFASEERLAWGIQQDVLIIGELHDNHDHHQRQEAAIRDLAPKAVVFEMLTPSEGEALRDVARDETAMKAATLDFHWSNIADYASVLANSDVIIGAAVERDAIMQSFSEGAAAVFGPDADKYGLTSQLNETELQTRMTLQFKAHCDAMPMDMMGGMVEAQRLKDAVFARVVVKALETHGSPVVLITGNGHARMDWGVPVYLEKADPKLRVHSIGQGEDDSAPQGVFSQVVFSPQAVRDADPCAAFQ; this is encoded by the coding sequence TTGAAAATCGCATTTGCACTGGCCGTCCTGACAGGGGCGGCTTTTGCGTCTGAAGAACGCCTTGCATGGGGCATTCAGCAGGATGTGCTGATTATTGGCGAATTGCATGACAATCACGATCACCACCAGCGGCAAGAGGCTGCGATCAGGGATTTGGCCCCCAAAGCAGTTGTGTTCGAGATGCTGACGCCAAGCGAAGGTGAGGCTTTGCGCGATGTGGCCCGAGACGAAACTGCGATGAAGGCCGCGACACTGGATTTTCATTGGTCCAACATTGCGGACTATGCCAGTGTTCTGGCAAACAGCGATGTCATCATAGGGGCGGCCGTCGAACGCGACGCTATTATGCAATCGTTTTCAGAGGGGGCTGCGGCAGTTTTTGGACCCGATGCTGATAAATACGGCCTGACAAGCCAATTGAATGAAACAGAATTGCAAACCCGCATGACACTCCAGTTCAAAGCACATTGCGACGCGATGCCGATGGACATGATGGGTGGCATGGTCGAGGCACAGCGACTGAAAGACGCTGTGTTTGCGCGGGTGGTGGTCAAAGCGTTGGAAACACACGGAAGCCCGGTGGTTTTGATCACAGGGAACGGACACGCGCGAATGGATTGGGGGGTGCCGGTCTACCTTGAAAAGGCTGACCCGAAGTTGAGGGTTCACAGCATTGGCCAAGGCGAAGACGACAGCGCGCCGCAAGGGGTGTTCAGTCAAGTGGTCTTCAGCCCTCAGGCTGTCCGTGACGCAGACCCTTGCGCGGCCTTTCAATAA
- a CDS encoding histidine phosphatase family protein has translation MSLLHTTTWHWVRHGPTHQKTFVGWRDVPADLSDADQLKRVCDALPEDALVISSDLMRCIDTADAVAANRQRLPHAAGLRELHFGSWDGVHFSDISDRHPTLSRTYWETPGDATPPGGESWNDAAHRVHTAVQHIAQQNPGRHIIAVAHFGAILTQVQQAMGISAQQVLGHKIDNLSVTTIDWTRPQDRVTRINHLL, from the coding sequence ATGAGCTTACTTCACACAACAACGTGGCACTGGGTCCGGCATGGGCCAACGCATCAAAAGACGTTTGTCGGATGGCGGGACGTTCCAGCGGATTTGTCTGACGCAGATCAATTAAAGCGGGTGTGCGATGCGCTGCCAGAAGACGCATTGGTCATCAGTTCCGATTTGATGCGTTGCATCGATACCGCAGACGCAGTGGCCGCAAATCGTCAGCGGCTGCCACATGCGGCCGGATTGCGTGAATTGCATTTCGGGTCATGGGACGGGGTACATTTTTCAGATATTTCAGATCGGCATCCGACACTCAGCCGCACGTATTGGGAAACACCGGGTGATGCGACCCCACCGGGCGGCGAAAGCTGGAACGACGCAGCCCATAGGGTGCATACCGCTGTGCAGCACATCGCACAGCAAAATCCGGGCAGGCACATCATCGCCGTGGCGCATTTCGGAGCGATCCTGACACAAGTGCAACAGGCGATGGGCATTTCGGCCCAACAGGTGCTGGGGCATAAAATCGACAACCTGTCTGTGACCACCATTGATTGGACACGCCCCCAAGACCGGGTGACGCGGATCAATCACCTCTTGTGA
- the dut gene encoding dUTP diphosphatase, with amino-acid sequence MRVAGADTDVALPSYETAGAAGADIRANFPDGVGITLAAGTRALVPTGLSMAIPQGFEVQVRPRSGLALKHGIALVNSPGTIDADYRGPVGIILLNTGSEPFHVAHGDRIAQIVVAPVVQAIFDVVDALDDTDRGAGGFGSTGRG; translated from the coding sequence ATGCGCGTGGCGGGCGCGGATACGGATGTTGCCCTGCCAAGCTATGAAACCGCAGGGGCCGCAGGCGCAGACATCCGCGCCAATTTTCCGGATGGTGTTGGCATCACACTGGCTGCTGGCACCCGTGCTTTGGTGCCTACAGGCCTAAGTATGGCGATCCCGCAAGGGTTCGAAGTGCAGGTGCGTCCGCGGTCCGGTCTTGCGCTGAAACATGGCATTGCTTTGGTCAACAGCCCCGGCACAATCGACGCGGATTACCGGGGCCCTGTTGGTATCATTTTACTGAACACCGGATCGGAACCCTTCCATGTGGCCCACGGCGACCGCATTGCGCAAATTGTTGTGGCCCCCGTCGTTCAGGCTATCTTCGATGTGGTCGATGCTTTGGACGATACGGATCGCGGGGCGGGCGGTTTTGGATCGACGGGGCGCGGCTGA
- the rodA gene encoding rod shape-determining protein RodA, translating into MSYLEYSVKSVPTGPRKILFLNWPLTILLVAVAGVGFLMLYSVAGGSYSPWAEPQMKRFAMGLVLMVLIGMVPIWFWRSVAGFAYGVSVMLLLGVEFFGSVGMGAQRWIDLGFMRLQPSELMKITLVMFLAAYYDWLPAKKKSKPLWVLVPIVIILLPTALVIQQPDLGTSILLLAAGGGLMFLAGVHWAYFAAVIAAGIGLIAAVFQSRGQSWQLLNNYQYRRIDTFLDPSQDPLGAGYHITQSKIALGSGGISGRGFMQGTQSRLNFLPEKHTDFIFTTLAEEFGFIGAISLLSLYFLIIVFCISSAIANRDRFSSLLILGIALNFFLFFAVNMSMVMGMAPVVGVPLPLVSYGGSAMLVLMVAFGLVQSAHIHRPRSSNL; encoded by the coding sequence ATGAGTTATCTTGAGTATTCCGTTAAATCAGTCCCCACGGGACCGCGCAAAATACTGTTCCTGAACTGGCCTTTGACAATCTTGCTGGTGGCCGTCGCAGGCGTCGGGTTCCTGATGCTCTACTCTGTCGCGGGCGGCAGCTACAGCCCATGGGCAGAGCCACAGATGAAGCGTTTTGCCATGGGTCTTGTCCTGATGGTGCTGATCGGCATGGTGCCAATCTGGTTTTGGCGCAGCGTCGCAGGATTTGCTTACGGCGTGTCGGTAATGCTGCTGCTTGGGGTCGAATTTTTCGGCTCTGTCGGCATGGGGGCGCAGCGTTGGATCGACTTGGGGTTCATGCGCTTGCAACCTTCGGAATTGATGAAGATCACTTTGGTGATGTTTTTGGCGGCCTACTACGACTGGCTTCCAGCCAAGAAAAAGTCGAAACCGCTGTGGGTTTTGGTGCCGATTGTGATCATCTTGTTGCCGACAGCCCTTGTTATCCAGCAACCTGATCTTGGCACATCCATTCTGCTGCTGGCAGCCGGTGGCGGGTTGATGTTTCTGGCCGGTGTGCATTGGGCTTATTTCGCGGCCGTTATTGCCGCAGGCATCGGGTTGATTGCTGCAGTTTTTCAGTCGCGTGGACAGTCTTGGCAACTGCTGAACAACTACCAGTACCGCCGCATCGACACGTTTCTGGATCCCAGCCAAGACCCCCTTGGCGCGGGCTACCATATCACCCAGTCCAAGATCGCGCTTGGGTCGGGGGGCATTTCAGGGCGGGGTTTTATGCAAGGCACACAATCGCGGCTGAACTTCCTGCCTGAAAAACACACCGATTTCATCTTTACGACGTTGGCCGAAGAATTCGGGTTTATCGGGGCAATTTCGCTTCTGAGCCTCTATTTCCTCATCATCGTTTTCTGCATCTCGTCCGCCATCGCCAACCGCGACCGCTTTTCTTCGTTGCTGATCCTGGGCATCGCTTTGAACTTCTTTTTGTTCTTTGCCGTCAACATGTCGATGGTGATGGGCATGGCACCCGTCGTTGGCGTGCCGCTGCCCTTGGTCAGCTATGGCGGTTCCGCCATGTTGGTTCTTATGGTGGCATTCGGGTTGGTCCAAAGCGCACATATCCACCGTCCAAGGTCTTCAAATCTATGA